The segment gatcaataatattgtgcattatttatatttatatatatatatatatatcttattttaACTAAATGTTAAAGTATAACAAAAATGGGAACAAAAAAATCTGCAGACTTTTTCTAGCATGCTGTATTTTTTCATGTTGTTATGATGAGGTGAAATTATGCAAACCTCAGCTGGGAAAGTAGTGCATGATTTGttccaatagaaaaaaaaatctgctgacTCGCTGATGATTGCTCACACTTCCTGTGTTCCTGCATCATTTCCCCATCAAtgaatgatggtgtgtgtggatgttttGCTGGAAGCAGGCTGTATGTCAGTGAAGGATCACAGGAAGTGTAAAGAACATTTGCTTGTAAAaccaaatgtcatttttttaaatgtaatctcTGTGCACTGTATCTGTTGTGTGTGATATTTGACACTTTCCTGAAAAAAGGATATCTACTCCAAAACACTTACGGAACAACTGACTAAGAGTTAGTTATGGAAATATTCAAAgctatattgtgtatataaaatgtaaatgcaaatgcttTGAAAGTTAATTTATACTCGTAATGAAAAGtcaaatatgaaagaaaaagaaatcacagttctacactttttttttaccttcttttGTTGTGTGTCCAGCAGTAAATAAGAATTAAGTGCAGTTAGCTGTGAGTGGGGAACTGAAGAAACATTTTGGAAACATTCGGATTTGTCACTTTGTACTTTTATAGGTAAGTCATAGACATAGACTAACTTTTATAGTAATATACTTTATAAATCACATTAACACTAGCCAGAGACACTGACCGTTTATTTtctgtacatacatacaatattatatataatatagtttcATGTGCGTGCACAACACGGATATGATTCTAAATTTTGTCTTAATTATATGCTAAATACAAAGCTAGCAATTGACGTACGATTATGCAGACCAATTTAATTACCAGTGCGGTACAATGTTCCTTCAGTTCCTCATTCACAACTAGTTCAAACAGTCTCAAACTCTCAGACGTATCTGCCATATAAAACCTTTCATTAAAAGGGGCCAGAAACATAAAGCTTATAAGGAAGTAACAGATGTCTTTGAAACATGACTGgtacatttaatttgttttggtttATGCTGCATGCTCGACTTTGTAGGCAGAATTTCCGATAATCGGTTTCTGATTAGGTCTTTGATTAGTGCATTATTCACTAGTTAGCTTTATAATCATTAACATTTGACAGATGCTTCTCCTCCTTATGTAAGAAATTAAACTCATGAGATAAATTACAAGTGACAGGAATGACACTTTACTTGCTATTATGGTTCCTGTATGATCTGAGAGAGGCAGATTAAAGAATTCTCACAACATATCTAGGTTTTAATCACTGCAGCGATCTGGTAAAAAGTAAATGGAACTTATCTACTGTAAATTACACAAAAGTACAGGACTATTGCACTAATCACTCTTATAATTGGGCACCAAAGCTAAACAAACAATACTGAGAGATATGGCCTGCATTTTCCCCAAGGAGCCTCAAATCAATCTTAAATGTTGTACAAGGTGACATATGGGGTGCCAAACTTACAACCATTACATTTGATCTGTTTGAAAAAGCTGatcatgattaaataaatattcagtcAGCAGTCCAAGATATCAGTTTGTATCAGTAATCCATCACTGCTGGGCCAGGGCTTCCTtgtgatcatcatcatttcttCCTGTTTCCTCTTCACTGTGGCTCTGCCGTCAGACACTATAGGGGGGTATTTATGAAATAAACGCCCATTTTATCTCCCGCCCCGTTTCCCCCAGGGGGAATCAGTGCTTTATAACTCCTAGAAACACAATCATCAGTTCACGATCCATCACAGAgcactgacagaggagaagactCATCAGCCATGCAGAAAACTGGGATTTTGTGGCTACTCTTGGCTCATTTTGTCACATCGGCTCTGCTTTTTGATGTCAAGATGATCAATGGTATGCTTCTTTCAAATGGATGCTGACTAAACaaattgcatttattaaatgtaatactgTAATTGCTTTGCTATAATGAAACAGCTTACAGTGGTTACAGTTTTACATGCATGTTTTTCAATGTTAAATGTAGAGGAAAACTGTATTAACACAtatagacaaaatattctttaagGTATAAGAGGATTTTTCTTAgacatttctttataaaatgGTTAATTGTTTTAGAAGCATGTAATATTGTTAGTTGGTAATTGCTCCTGCAGATGCTTTTGGGGGCTTAAACCCTAACAGCATTTTTCTTTAGAAATGTTTTCAAGGTTCTATATTGAGTCTAGAACCCTCAGCACAATAAAAGGCTTCGGTCGCTTAAACTAAAGTGATTTGTTGTAGTGTTTTAGGCTTTCTTTAAGTTTTTTCCCAGAAGTACACTCATCTGGGTGTAATCTAGAAATATTTGGTTTGGCTTAGCACTCTTTCAATCAAGACACTTTTGAGAGTTCTATATAGAGAATTTTCCTTTTGGAGTGTTTCATGTTAAATCAATTTAAAGGGTTCGCCATGGGGACTTTCtgagaaaaaatttttttctagATATTTTGTAGCCTTGTAAGTTCCATCACAGGTACACTTTGTATAGTGTTTCCTTTTGGAACGCTAAGAACCCTAATATTCATCAGCTTTCTAAAGATGACCTTCTTGTGACCTTTCTCTGAATCTGGATAAATAATACAAGTAACTTATTTTTCAAGTTATTTAATATGCatgctttttataaaaataataataattctaataaatataaatgcagttTTGGTTCCAGATTTTTCAAGGAACCATTGTCTAAAAGATTGTCAATAAGTCAATAAGTGTAAAAACAGAATATCCCTTTAAAGTTATGATAACTCTCTGAGGACTCCAGctttgtttattgatttgtaAATGTGTCATTGATTCCCTTAAACAGTTTACCCCAACCATGGCAGCGTATCTGGAGTGTTCCAAGCAGGGCTATCCAGTGGCTATGCCTTCAACGCGTCTGTAGCGAGAAACGTGTGTGAGCAGCTGGGTGTGGTCATGGCAGACAAGGCGCAGATGGAAAAGGCTCTCAAGCATGGCTTTGAGACATGCAAGTATGACCTGTGGCGATTCAATACACTTTGCATGAATGACTTGGCGCCACATCTGTAACGCATGTATCTCTTGGTTCTGCAGGTTTGGCTGGATCGATGAACAAGTTGCAGTTATTCCAAGAGTACAACCCAAAGTCTCCTGTGGAAGAGGCGATGTTGGGATTGTTACCTGGCGTGCACATCCAAGCTCAGTATTTGATGTCTTCTGTTTCAATTTAACAGGTAGCACATAGAATATGATCTCAATGTGTGTCTCAATGTATAAATTGGCTGTGAAATCCTTCAATTCATTCTGAGGCAACCACTTGACTATGCTTGTTTCTCtaatttcatatataataaatacataaaaaaaaaattattcttaaaATTTCGAAATCATACAAGTGTAAACAATTAGAAAAGTTGCTGAAATATTTAGGCACTACAAATGAACATATGAACTAGTTTGGATTCTAGATTTATCTGAAAAATGTTCtcaattaatcacatttttcttcacattttattGCCGGTTCACTTTTATCTATCTCTCTTGGCATCCTATTGAAACAGGGTGTGGCGCTTATACAGGAAATGGAAAAagtattgtacagtatgtacagtatttaagcGTCAATTCAGTCAAAACTAATTTCCTCCCAGAATGCTAGAGGAAATTAGTGTGCTGTACAGGGATCTACCCAAACGTTACCTAACGCGTGTCTTGTGTAAATGGTGATGACGTGATTTCTTTGCAGATTATGAAGCTCACATGAATAAAGCGCAAGAGAGTATTACTGTCATGCCTTCATTTCACACATCTGGAGCTCATTCGATACTATCCAAAACGACTCATTCTGCATCTCAGAACCATCTAAAGTCGATGTCCTACTCGTCACCTCAGGACATTTTGCAGTCCACTTCATCCAGTCTTCCTAACTCTGAGAACCACTTGCCTGAATTGCAGGCCTTCAGCAACACAGGTTCTACCACTGCAGGTGCTTTTCAACTATATATCTgatctgcttttatttatttagtttgcaAAAATTAATATGTGCAAGTTaacaaaatctttttctttctctgatgTCCTAGTCAGCCTGATTGCTGTACTCACGACGGTCTTCGCTTTCCTGCTGGTTACTGTGGCTGCTGTCTGTTATTTCAGAAAgttagtaaataaaaaggaaatttatcataaataaatagcaaGGCTGTTCATCCTAAAAATGTATTGATGCGAAGGCTTTataaattattgattttatGCACAGTTCTATACAGTGTAAAGTGAATTTTGATgagatttcattttaaatctgaTCAAATAATCCAattctaacttttttttaatacaacagGAACAGTGTGGGTCAGTGGAACAAAGCTCAGCAGAAAGAGAACATAGAAACTATCATTTGTGAGAAAACTGACAGCGTGTCGAAGGCTGAGGTGAAAAagcaacacaaaacaacatCAAATCCAAACGATGTCAAAGTGACCATCCAACCATAAAACGAGAATGGAGCTCCATCGTAACCAGACACAATAGATAGACCATTGCCCTGTGCTGTGCTAAAAAGGCatcatgcaaatgtatttattcaattgaacaaacttttttttaaatttccttTTTTATCAAAGATTGTAtgtagtgtttttcttttttaatatttgtacagTAGACCCATGTTTATGGATATAATTGAAAtacctgttttttattttattttttaacaaatgtcttttgaTTGCTAGTTTAGTGTGTTCTGAATTATTGGCACACTTTATAAGCATGAGGGGGgagacatttatattatattatattatattatattatattatattatattatattatattatattatattataatcggGCAGAAGGAGAAACTAATTAtctttcttataaaaaaaaaaaatcattgtatttattacatttcctaCTGAAACCTATAAACTCATCTGTGTTTTTGATAAACAATTTAAGCCTCAGCCTCCTTTTTGTTGGATTAGGTTGAAAAAGAACATTCCCCTAAAATTCCACACCTACAATTGGTATGTATGATTCCTTTAGTAAACATGTGTACCTCGTGAGCACTCCGATCGCAGAAGTCCGATCACTGAGCACAACCGGGATGTTGACCTGGAATCAGAAATTGGCACGGACCAAAACATCAGTGGAGAGAAGCTCTGCTAAACAGAGCTGCTGTATAGGATATAAAGCAGAGGAAACTTTTTCTGCTTATTCTAAAGATTTGAGTAGTCTCCAAACAGTTGAATTTCCCAGTAAAGAGGGGTCTGTTGCTGATCAGTATGGCTCAGTTTGCACACAACCTACCCAGCGGGACTTAACAGAAAAGGCTAATAATTCTTATTTCAACTttttaaaacttatttaaaCTTACAATGTTCTACTATCCAACCTGCTACCCTCCAACCCCTTCCATAAAGTGCCTCATTTTCACTTTACTGAACCTATTAATGGTGTTAACAAGCATTATGATCAGTTGTTGCTTATTTGCTTGGACTGCCCTCTGCATTTCCTACTGGGTCATGAAGCCCCCAGACAAAGAAGCTGTGGAAACTTGTACATTCCCTGGCCTGTCAGCATGATCCACTCTCCCCCAGCCTGAACAGAGATGTAGTAAAATCTTTGGGTTTTCTTCAAAACTCTggttctctgataacaggagtgaggtatctcactatgggaatcgcctcgGGTGTGACCAATCCTGAGAGCACCAATCACACCATGTCTGTCGGTTGACAGACCAATCTCGAAAGTGATGCGGGAGTCCCGCCTATCTATATACACCGCTGCGGTGCCTCATTCTTAACATATCTCTTGTGCACTGCACTGCAAGGAGGGAAGTGTGGTGAGATACCTCAATCCTGTTATCAAAGAACCAGGGTTACGAAGGTAACCTCTCTTTATTAGGACAGAATGAGCCAACGAAGGCTCTGTGATGTCCAGCCGATAAAATCGGACAAAAGTGTGCGGCAAAGCCCAGCATGCTGCTGCACAAAAGTCCTAAATTAAAATGCCCTTAAACAGTGCCCACGAAATGGCCACGCCTCGGGTACTATGAGCCCTCAGCCCTACTGTAGGGGTTAAGACCCATGCTATTATAACCCAATATAATAGCTTCCACTAGCCAGTGGGACAGGTGCTGCCAGGAAACATGTCTTTCCTTACGAGAATCAGCCCATGAAACAAATAGCTGATTACTCCGTCCCTCGTCATGTCCACATAGTGACGTAATGCACGGACAGCACACAAACAATGAAGCCGCTCCTCCTCGGTTGAGGAAAAAGGAGGTGGATGAAAAACCAGTAAATCCACCTGCCTGCAGGCGAAAGCTGATACGCTCACCTTAGCAAACCGCATACAGGAGTTATGAACCGACAAAGTAACAAAgttttaacaaagcaaactttaGCAAAAGAAGCTTCAAACCAATACTCTCTATCGGCTCAAAAGGAGGCTGAGAGAGCGCGCTAAGGACCACAGACAGATCCCACAGCAGAATCAGCGGCTTTGAAAATGTGTTCAGGCGCCGCGCTCCCTTTATAAACCTGCACACGAGTATTAGgtatatactataataataatagtaaataatagAGGGCAATGAGTATTTTCATGTGAGGCAAAAAGGTCTACGGCAGCCCGGCCGAACCTCTCCCATAACAGGTCCACCACCTGGAGAGTGGAGAGTCCACTCACCGTACAGGGGATTTCCCCCGGACAAGAGATCCGCTCCTGCATTTATTACTCCGGGGACATGCCCCACACCATGAGTTCTCTTGCTAGACTGTGAAGTCGAGGAAAATGTGTTCTGCCCTGGCGATTTATATATGCCACTGCCATCATGTTGTCCGATCTGACCAAGATGTGTTGACTCCGAAGAAActgcacaaaatgttttaaagctaGAAACACCGTTAACAGTTCCAGGAAGTTTATGTGCGCGTTCCGTAACGAGATGGGCCATTTTCCTATTGCTATCCTGCCCTCGCA is part of the Silurus meridionalis isolate SWU-2019-XX chromosome 9, ASM1480568v1, whole genome shotgun sequence genome and harbors:
- the lyve1a gene encoding lymphatic vessel endothelial hyaluronic acid receptor 1a, which encodes MQKTGILWLLLAHFVTSALLFDVKMINVYPNHGSVSGVFQAGLSSGYAFNASVARNVCEQLGVVMADKAQMEKALKHGFETCKFGWIDEQVAVIPRVQPKVSCGRGDVGIVTWRAHPSSVFDVFCFNLTDYEAHMNKAQESITVMPSFHTSGAHSILSKTTHSASQNHLKSMSYSSPQDILQSTSSSLPNSENHLPELQAFSNTGSTTAVSLIAVLTTVFAFLLVTVAAVCYFRKNSVGQWNKAQQKENIETIICEKTDSVSKAEVKKQHKTTSNPNDVKVTIQP